The DNA segment ACCGGCCGCGAGGTGGCCGTGACCGGCGCGGGCATCGGCGGCGGCATGGCCGGCGGCGCGCTCGCGGGCCTGGCCTGCGGTCCGGGGGCGCCGGTCTGCGTGGCGGTCGGTGCCTTCGTGGGGGGCGCACTGGCCGCCTTCGGTGTGGACATGCTCTGGTGAGGCGCCCGGTCCATGGATGTCCTCGCTCCCGAAGAACTGTCCCTCCATCTCCTGCGGGAGGCCGACGCGCGGCACAAGCCACTGAGCGACATCGTGCTGGCCGGCCAGCGCACCGGCCGCACCGTGGAGGCCGCGCTACTGGAGGCCGCGTTCCGCTGCGACAGCGGCTATCTGCTGTTCACCACCGACGACGTGCCGGACGAGGAATTCCTCGGCATTCACCTCTTCAGCCCCAGCCTGGAACTGCTGGACTCCGCCACCCTCGGCGGCATGTATTCCACCGGCAGTTTCCTGCTGCTGGGCGTGGAGGGAACGGACACGGTGCGGTTCCGGTTCATCGGCGGCACGGACTGGCGGCTGAGGGTGCTGCCGCGGCCCCGCCTGCGCGTGCCCCTGATGCCGGAGGCGCGCGGGGTCTCCAGGCCGCTGGGGTTCTCCCGGCGTTTCGAGATCACCGGGCGGCCCCAGCGCGAGCTGTCCGACTGACCGGGGGGCTCAGGGCGCGGGGCTGGCGAGCGCCGCCTCGATGTCCGCGGCGAGCGATGCGGGCTTGTCGGTGGGGGCATAGCGGCGGATTACCTGGCCGTCCCGGCCGACCAGGAACTTGGTGAAGTTCCACTTGATGGCCTTGGTGCCTAGCAGGCCCGGCGCCTCCGCGGTCAGCCAGCGGTAGAGCGGCGGCGCCTCCGATCCGTTCACGTCGATCTTGGCCATCATCGGGAAATCCACGCCGTAGTTGCGCTGGCAGAACGCGGCGATCTCGCCGTTCGATCCCGGATCCTGCCGGCCGAACTGGTTGCACGGAAAGCCCAGCACGGCAAGCCCGCGGTCCGCGTAACGCTGGTGCAGTTCCTGCAGGCCCGCGAACTGCGGCGTGAAGCCGCAGGCGCTGGCGGTGTTTACGATGAGGAGCACGCGTCCCGCGTACTGGCGCAGCGGCACCGTCTGGCCGTCCATCTGCAGGGCATCGAAGTCATAGGCGGAGGTCATCTCGGCGTCTCCCGGTGAAGAAAGGGCCCGCGACGGGGGCCTCACGCGCATTGTCGCAAGGACCGCGGGAGGCTGCGCACCCGCCTGCGGCTTCAGCGCCGCTGCAGCGAAGCCAGCAGCGCGGCCAGCACGATCATGCCGCCGCCCAGCAGCGTGCGCGGCTGCAGCGCGGCCGCCGACAGCAGCACCGACGACACGCTGGCGAACACCACTTCCGAGAGCATCACGATCGCCGTCGTGCCTGCCGCCAGCCGGGATGCGCCGAACTGCAGCGCCCAGTTGCCCAGCAGCAGCACGCCCGCGAGCAGCGCTGCCGTGGCGATCCAGGTGGCGTTGGGCGCGGGGAAGGGCTCCACCACGCCCGCGTGCAGGCCGATCGTGCCCACCGCGAGCGCCATCAGCATGCAGCCGCCGAACATCGAGAACATGCGGGCC comes from the Paracidovorax avenae ATCC 19860 genome and includes:
- a CDS encoding glutathione peroxidase gives rise to the protein MTSAYDFDALQMDGQTVPLRQYAGRVLLIVNTASACGFTPQFAGLQELHQRYADRGLAVLGFPCNQFGRQDPGSNGEIAAFCQRNYGVDFPMMAKIDVNGSEAPPLYRWLTAEAPGLLGTKAIKWNFTKFLVGRDGQVIRRYAPTDKPASLAADIEAALASPAP